atttgacacctggctacaaaacacatccatacaaacacagtacgaacatcattcgagccaggtgtcaatttaatccgcacgagctgtatttgtgggtacataaaaacaaaatcggctcaaaaataacattacttaataATGACTAGACACCATTCGATGACATCATAGTCAAACAtgtcattaaacaaaaaacttaatttcgCAAGTTGATGGTAAActttaattgaataattatattttattacgccGTTATATCTGAGGTGACATGAAACttccaataaataattttatcgcGGTCTATTTTAATTGGAACTGTATGTAGGCGTACTgctatattaaatacattttagtttttgttatttttagggttccgtgtcCCAAAAAATGGAACCTggctttttcatttttttttatccgcCTTTCTTACGTTTGACGACGTTTTATCTCGAGAACGCGGAGAagtattgaattgaaattaaaaatatttactcatGTCTGCAGTCCCCTGAAGCTgtgaaaaaacaaacttttaaactaaaaaaaacgaccgtttttactgtaaaaacatatattttgacaCTCTGGGggaatcaatatttatttatggtaCGCTaacctagaactatgaaatttggcaaataattaaaaagtaaagataAATAGTTTTGGTCTTTACCAGTTATTTAGGATTTGTAATTATCTAGGTaagttacaaaaaaacaaaGCCCTTATGCAAGGATTTGCGGACCAAAAATGTCATTGAGTTTTATTATGTCTAGTTTTCGATAGACGAATAATAATTTGTACGGAAATCCCGATAAGCGATTCAGACTcacacttgtccgattttttttataaatacatgtaTAGATTTTAGCTAGTTTATCTTTAGAACTTTTTTGTTCTATGTCCTATGCTTAATCTGCTAATGAAAAGTACATGAAAATTCAATTAGTAATTTCGCAGAAAAGCGTTCATTATgaataattgattatttttctaTCCTCCCGATTTTCAAGAGAGCATCCTCAAGAGATGTTGACATTAAGTTCAATTGTAAAGTCAATTGAACATTGTAGAATCAACATCTGAGTATACTCCTGCTCAGAAATGTAGATAGAGAATTATTTGTTGAGTTTATCGATTCTTTGCGGAGAAcagcaaaatattattttcttttattttatcagtTACAGTAATTGTTCATCTTAATCATAAAATCCCTCTTTAACTTTATAGTATATGTATAGATGTATAGATTACGTATACATgatgtgttttgttttgttatttattctactaatattataaacgcgaaagtttgtatggaagtttggatgtatgttactctttaacgccgctactactgaagcgatttggctgaaacttggaatggacacataggctactttttatctcggaaaaatccatggttttccgagatttgcgaaaactgacgattttgaatgtttgttactctttcacgcctcgcctactgaaccgaatcagctgaaattttgtattgatatacatattttgtattgatatagcctggattaacacataggctactttttgtcccggaaaaatccatggttcccgagggatttgtaaaaaactaaattccacaagaacaaagtcgcgggcgtccgctagtttgctTGTAGCTACTACAAATGGTAGGAATCAGGATCTAATTATATCTCAGCTATAACCTTTTACAAACCTGCTTTCTAATGAatgatattatttgttattattattaataaattaattaattcaatcatatacaaattaatgtaattgaaaaatacatacaatttgTTTACTTTCGTTCAAacgttatacatattataatatttataatctacTATCAACGTATACCTAATTCTAAATTCCGGATATAATATTCAAATCAGTCGATGTATCATGACATAAGAATTTCCGGTCAATAAATCATGCCAATGTAGCGTAAGGTAACTGCTATAATTTTATTCGTTGTATTAAGCCATCACTTCTTTTTTATAGTTCCTACTAATAATTTACGGTAGACATAAGATGTCTATTTGTTTTTAAGTGGAAATATCAGCGACTTCAGGACATGTTAGGAACTCATcgtatatctattatttttatatctccACTCTGATCCATTGAGTGGAAACCTTAGCTTTAGTAAACGGTTGGAACAGACCATTAAACTTATCagtacaacttttttttttttttattattgagaaagaatacaataaggaacttaagctaaacttatcctaataactatacaaatcatgcccccTCAGTACAACTGTATTAAAATCATTGAAGTGTATACAATGGTTTGACGTAggatattagaagataaaggtTAACTTCAGTTTTCGTATTTAAAGTCCTCCACTAGTTTTGaggatattgttttttttttgtactttagaTGACGAAGTACGAGATATAAATCAGTAATATTGTGATGCAGAATTAAGCATGACAGTTGTACATGATGAGAAAAAGAAGTACAACTATCGTATATTATACATAAGCTTGATAAAGCTTAGCTTCACCTACATAATAACGCGTTAGTGTATCAAATAGAATTAAAATTTGTGTATTATCAGACATTTCTTATCTTTCTGTATGCTGGATTTCTAAACTAAGTGTGGTAGAtacttttttagattttagtttaatatttttttcagacatttattttaaacgagaaacaagaaacttaagcttacttttcctaataattatacaaatcatgcccacgtggaatggtggcaagaatactgattGCAACTCCGCACTGGACAGCCAGTTTACTAAAACGTTTTATGAAGTTCGTCTAAAAAAacgttaaatttaaattgctgACTGACcataaattgattattttaacgTTACGTTTGTTTTTACATTACTTTTGTCTCGTTCTCAGCCGATGGAGTACTCTCAACGGTGAATGTAGTAGAAGCTCTCCAGGAGTTCTGGCAAGTGAAGGCGTCGAGGAACGGCGGCGCGGCGAGCGGCGGCAGCGGCGCGCTCGTCATATACGAGTCCGTGCCCGCCGCGCACCCGCCTTATGTATGCTATGTCACGCTGCCGGGAGGCGCCTGCTTCGGCAGCTTTCAGGTAACTGTGACAGTTGACAGGTAACAAGGTGAGGGCAACGCGAGTACGGCGAGTAACTGTGACAGTTGACAGATAACAAGGTGTGGGTGCAAGGTATTATAGCGTAGCAAATACTGACAGCAGCTCTTTACATCTGCCACGTTATGCTGTCATGAGGCGCTTGCTTCGGCAGCTTTCAGGTAACTGTGACAGTTGACAGGTAACAAGGTGAAGACTTTGGGCAGCGGTGCGCATCATATAGTTACCGAATCCATACCCGCTGTACATCCTGATACTCATACGTTGCTACGAGTCGCTGTTGACAGTTTCAGGTAACTATGACAGTTGAAAGGTAACAATGACATCACTTGGTGGGTAATACGACGTAACTCTTCGTTATATGACCATTTGGATAATAACGAAAGATTTTAGACTATAACCATTTAAACAAGAAGCCAATTGATTCGTCACAGTAGGTATTCGtctattataatacatacaatCTAAACAACTCGATTTGGATAATTATTTTGGTCCATTAATAATTACATAACTGTACCGAACCCTTCATTTTAGTATCGTAACCAAAATGTCACTACAGATTCAACTTATTTTTCTCCTGACGATTGTTACCTTTGAATCTTGTTCAACAGAATTGTCCCACAAAAGCAGAGGCTCGTCGCAGTGCAGCGAAGATAGCGCTGATGAACAGCGTGTTCAACGAGCACGAGTCGCGGCGCATCTCGGAGCACTTTATCGAGAAGGCGGTGGCGGAGGCGCGCGCGTCCTTCGCTGGAGACGCAGCCGCGCACCAGGACCCCAGCGCTGGGATTGCGGCCTTTAGGTtgttctaaataaaattatttttatcccatcatcatcataatagaCCTCTAGTATATACTTCCCAACACCACGGCTACCAGCATCTAGCAACTCCCCCCGCTTGATGTTGCTTCACTTTGGttgctttccggtgtggggtcgtcTTTCCACGTCATTTCACGTTGGGACCCCATCGACCATCGGTTCTTTGAATTATGTGCcttgtccattgccacttcagtatcgtgactcgctgagctatgtcgttgATATtttgcggatatcctcatttctgataacgcagagaaactccaaacatagctaCCTCCATCGACCGCAGAGTGACTCTGAGTCCTTTATACATAAACTGATCATAATATAATGCTATTGAAGCGTCTTacgttatgtacctacttacactGTGACTTACTGTGCACCcgttttagtaatattttattttattatacgagtaattatGTACCCTGTATTTATGTAACCTAATTCTACGTTGCAGCGATAACATCATAACAAAAGTACTATTGTGTCTTACCTATTACTAAAACGCCACTGTTTTATAATCCAGTTTGATGAGTCTTGATcttgaagtttattttttgtatttgtaggttTATGCTAGAAGCAAATAAGGGGCGCACGATGCTGGAGTTCCAAGAGCTGATGACGGTGTTCCAGCTGCTGCACTGGAACGGTTCTCTACGGGCCATGCGAGAACGGCAGTGCTCGCGACAGGAGGTGGTCGCACACTACTCCGCGCGCGCGCTGGACGACGCCATGCGCGAGCAGATGGCGCGGGAATGGGCAGCGCGCGAGCGGGAAGCGGGGCCGCCCGGCGTGCTGAGAGCGGAGCTATCACGGGCAGAGAGGGAGCTGCGCGCTGCTCGGCTCGCCGCTCGCGAGCTGCGCTACCCCAAGGAGAAGCGCGACATCCTGCTGCTCGCCGCGCGGCTCGCCCCGCCGCAGCAGACACAGTGATCTCACCGCGCCActactttttgttatttaagtatAGTTCTATAGTGTAAGAATGATGGTCGTTTTATTTGATACTACCCCACTTTTAGTTGATAAAAGATGGCACATCTGATGCCAAAATATTAGAACAGAGCAACGCTTTACATTGCGTAAAAGgaacatatatttattacaattcgCTGCCAGTTATACATAAATCTGAGAAAAAGACGCCATTCGCTAGTAGAAAGCACGCGAATGGGCATCGCGCTATTAACAGCGCGTGAGCGGTAAGCGCTGAGAGCAGAGCTATCCCGGGTAAAGCGGGAGCTGCGCGCTGCTCGGCTAGCCGTAATAATATTGGT
This DNA window, taken from Bicyclus anynana chromosome 1, ilBicAnyn1.1, whole genome shotgun sequence, encodes the following:
- the LOC112051025 gene encoding protein limb expression 1 homolog, yielding MSELISSTRRVLVLAQFHTRSQVAGLRGVSSQYARSRRRGRMRLASVRCVSSMVYPEAARWGAPDTLAPLYDDVYRADGVLSTVNVVEALQEFWQVKASRNGGAASGGSGALVIYESVPAAHPPYVCYVTLPGGACFGSFQNCPTKAEARRSAAKIALMNSVFNEHESRRISEHFIEKAVAEARASFAGDAAAHQDPSAGIAAFRFMLEANKGRTMLEFQELMTVFQLLHWNGSLRAMRERQCSRQEVVAHYSARALDDAMREQMAREWAAREREAGPPGVLRAELSRAERELRAARLAARELRYPKEKRDILLLAARLAPPQQTQ